In a single window of the Anguilla rostrata isolate EN2019 chromosome 6, ASM1855537v3, whole genome shotgun sequence genome:
- the LOC135258282 gene encoding uncharacterized protein KIAA0040 homolog, whose translation MKEEVQHFFNVTWGFVVSKHDLGLYNTVCLVVLLALPLVVLLTSLIVCCHCCCCRHGGGCCCCCRGDPTGSAKPNKKKKKDKSPQNEDLWISVKPGPMTPDRMALTMV comes from the coding sequence ATgaaggaggaggtgcagcactTCTTCAACGTCACGTGGGGCTTCGTGGTGTCCAAGCACGACCTGGGCCTTTACAACACGGTGTGCCTGGTGGTGCTCCTGGCGCTGCCGCTGGTGGTCCTCCTGACCTCCCTGATCGTGTGCTGCCACTGTTGCTGCTGTCGCCACggcggcggctgctgctgctgctgccgtggCGACCCCACCGGTAGCGCCAAAcccaacaaaaagaaaaagaaggacaAGAGCCCCCAAAATGAGGACCTGTGGATCTCGGTCAAACCGGGACCCATGACCCCGGACAGAATGGCTCTGACCATGGTGTAG